The Acidimicrobiales bacterium sequence CGCACCACCCCCGGCAGCTCGGCGACGTTGCGGCGCATGGCGACGAACACGAGCCGCACCCACGGCCGGTCGCCGCCGAGGCGGCGCTTGACCTCGACCAGGCCGGCGACGTTGGCGACGACCCGCTCGAAGCGGGCGCCGTCCCTGATCGCCTCGTAGGTCGCCTTGGTGGCGCCGTCGAAGGAGACGTGGAGCCAGGCCAGGCCGGCCCGCACCAGGCGCTCGGCCCGCTCCCTCGTGAGCAGGGTGGCGTTGGTGTTGAACCCGACCTCGATGCCCCGCGACGCGGCCAGCTCGACCATGTCGAGCAGGTTCGGGGTGAGCAGCGGCTCGCCGAGCCCCTGGAGGGTGATGCGGCGCACGTCGGGGTTGGCCTCGACCAGGGCCCTGAACCGCTCGAGCGGCAGGCTGTGGCGGACGCGGTCGAGTGGCGGCCGGTACCGCACCAGGCACATCGGGCAGCGCAGGTTGCACGCCGCCGTGACCTCGACCTGGAGCTCGCCGGGCAGCGGCGGGGCGAGCGGCCAAGCGCCCTGGGCCGTCATGGGCGTGATGTCTAGCCCACGGGTCGGCCTCCGGCCGTGAGCGCGGCGTCGAGGTCCGCGGTCGTCGCCGGGCGGCCCGACCGGATGAGCGCCTGGAGCCCGTCGACGACGTCCCACACGTTGACGTTCATCGCGGCCAGCACCCGGTCCTCGCCGTCGAGCCAGAACGCCACGAACCGGCGCTCGGCCACGTCGCCCCTGACCACGACCCTGGCCGCGCCGGTCGGGTCGCCGGACAGCTCCATGCCGAGGTCGTACTGGTCGGTGAAGAAGTACGGCAGGCGGTCGTAGGGCTCGCCGGCGCCGAGCATGGACCGGGCCGCGGCGGCGCCCTGGTGCCTGGCGTTGGCCCAGTGCTCGACGCGGACGTGGCGGCGGTAGTGGGGGTGCCAGGCCGACGCGATGTCGCCGGCCGCGAAGACGCCGGGCGCGCTCGCCCGCAGGTGGGCGTCGACGACGACCCCGCCGCCGTCCACGGCGAGGCCGGCCGCCTCCGCCAGCTCGGTCCTCGGCACGGCGCCCACGCCGGCGACGACGAGGTCGGCCTCGACCACCGTGCCGTCGCCCAGGCGCACGCCCTCGACCGAGCCGGTGCCGACGACGGC is a genomic window containing:
- a CDS encoding radical SAM protein; this encodes MTAQGAWPLAPPLPGELQVEVTAACNLRCPMCLVRYRPPLDRVRHSLPLERFRALVEANPDVRRITLQGLGEPLLTPNLLDMVELAASRGIEVGFNTNATLLTRERAERLVRAGLAWLHVSFDGATKATYEAIRDGARFERVVANVAGLVEVKRRLGGDRPWVRLVFVAMRRNVAELPGVVRIAAETGVNEVWVQHLSHSFDDTDGSGDGAYVEIRRYTAAEALWDAAPAPFAEAREVAEALGVALRLPPIGDDPPPAPRRPGEPGCDWPWRSGYVTHDGTLQPCCMVMGADRAPLGHLDATSFAEAWAGEPYRRFREALLGDEPPEVCRGCSMYHHRF